Proteins co-encoded in one Rhopalosiphum maidis isolate BTI-1 chromosome 2, ASM367621v3, whole genome shotgun sequence genomic window:
- the LOC113555046 gene encoding LDL receptor repeat-containing protein egg-1-like isoform X2, which translates to MKVTYTWLIYACIIFGIDVFCDRIFEKRQTVSSCEIKDQYKCISGQCIDKTSICDGTRDCNDGSDETLALCNTVRVR; encoded by the exons ATGAAGGTGACGTATACCTGGTTaatatatgcatgtataatttttg gaaTAGACGTTTTTTGTGatagaatatttgaaaaacgaCAAACTGTTTCATCATGCGAAAT caaagaccaatacaaatgtatatctGGCCAATGTATTGATAAAACATCAATTTGCGATGGAACTCGAGATTGTAATGATGGGTCTGATGAAACTTTAGCATTATGTAATACAGTTCG
- the LOC113555046 gene encoding LDL receptor repeat-containing protein egg-1-like isoform X1 codes for MKVTYTWLIYACIIFGIDVFCDRIFEKRQTVSSCEIKDQYKCISGQCIDKTSICDGTRDCNDGSDETLALCNTVRCQK; via the exons ATGAAGGTGACGTATACCTGGTTaatatatgcatgtataatttttg gaaTAGACGTTTTTTGTGatagaatatttgaaaaacgaCAAACTGTTTCATCATGCGAAAT caaagaccaatacaaatgtatatctGGCCAATGTATTGATAAAACATCAATTTGCGATGGAACTCGAGATTGTAATGATGGGTCTGATGAAACTTTAGCATTATGTAATACAGTTCG gtgTCAAAAATAA